One Paracidovorax avenae ATCC 19860 genomic region harbors:
- the mdeB gene encoding alpha-ketoglutarate dehydrogenase: MNAPLPLHALGAQAATMSSGSPAADADPQETAEWRDAFLALVATQGPERARFVLDELAALARRQHTGWQPTLNTPYVNTVAVEAQPVFPGDLAIEERLASLMRWNALAMVVRANQAYGELGGHIASYASAADLFEAGFNHFFRAREGTGPGQHRGDLVFFQPHSAPGVYARAFLEGRLTEHDLQHYRQEITAPAAGAQGLSSYPHPWLMPDFWQFPTGSMGIGPISSIYHARFMRYLTHRNLLDCQGRKVWGVFGDGEMDEPESMSALTLAAREGLDNLVWVVNCNLQRLDGPVRGNGRIVDELERLFAGAGWNVVKLLWGSDWDGLFARDLTGTLARTLGGTVDGQMQTFAAKDGRYNRDHFFGQSPELAALAQGLTDEQIDRLKRGGHDLVKIHAAYAAAAAHRGQPTVILAHTKKGYGMGTAGQGKMTTHSQKKLDERDLLEFRNRFNLPLTDAQATGLSFFKPAEDSPEMRYLRERRAALGGALPRRETACGVVPVPPMAQYAQFALQAQFALQAQGKEMSTTMAFVRMLGTLLKDAQLGPRIVPIVADEARTFGMANLFKQVGIYSSLGQRYAPEDIGSVLSYREALDGQILEEGISEAGAIASWTAAATSYSVHGLAMLPFYIYYSMFGFQRVGDAIWAAADQRARGFLLGATSGRTTLGGEGLQHQDGSSHLVAATIPNCKAYDPAFSGELAVIIDAGMREMLVEQRDVFYYVTLMNENYAQPDLPAGAEEGVLRGCYVFTALAPPQGPADAPAVTLLGSGAILTEVVKAAQALAAEGVQVTVVSVTSWSELARDGVACERRLLQGEARPGTPWLAQVLQGTRGPVVAATDYVRTVPESVRAFVPEGRRYLTLGTDGFGRSDTRAALRSHFGVDAASVAGAARSLLHTTVPLWPR, from the coding sequence ATGAATGCTCCGCTGCCGCTCCATGCCCTGGGTGCCCAGGCCGCCACCATGTCCTCCGGCTCTCCCGCTGCCGATGCCGATCCGCAGGAAACTGCCGAATGGCGCGACGCCTTCCTGGCCCTGGTCGCCACCCAGGGGCCGGAGCGCGCCCGTTTCGTGCTGGACGAACTCGCGGCCCTGGCGCGCCGGCAGCACACCGGCTGGCAGCCCACGCTGAACACGCCCTATGTGAACACCGTGGCGGTGGAGGCGCAGCCGGTATTCCCTGGCGACCTGGCCATCGAGGAGCGGCTGGCCTCCCTCATGCGCTGGAATGCCCTCGCCATGGTGGTGCGCGCCAACCAGGCCTATGGCGAGTTGGGCGGCCACATCGCCAGCTACGCGAGCGCGGCCGACCTGTTCGAGGCCGGCTTCAACCATTTCTTCCGCGCCCGCGAGGGCACGGGCCCCGGCCAGCACCGGGGCGACCTCGTGTTCTTCCAGCCGCACAGCGCGCCGGGCGTCTATGCGCGAGCCTTTCTCGAAGGCCGGCTGACCGAGCACGACCTGCAGCACTACCGCCAGGAGATCACCGCGCCCGCGGCGGGCGCACAGGGCCTCTCCAGCTACCCGCACCCCTGGCTGATGCCCGACTTCTGGCAGTTCCCCACGGGCTCCATGGGCATCGGGCCGATCAGCAGCATCTACCATGCGCGCTTCATGCGCTACCTCACGCACCGCAACCTGCTGGATTGCCAGGGGCGGAAAGTGTGGGGCGTGTTCGGCGACGGAGAAATGGACGAGCCCGAGAGCATGAGCGCATTGACCCTCGCCGCGCGCGAGGGGCTGGACAACCTCGTCTGGGTGGTCAACTGCAACCTGCAGCGGCTCGACGGCCCGGTGCGCGGCAACGGCCGCATCGTCGATGAGCTGGAACGGCTCTTCGCCGGAGCGGGCTGGAACGTGGTGAAGCTGCTCTGGGGCAGCGACTGGGACGGCCTCTTCGCGCGCGACCTCACCGGCACGCTGGCCCGCACGCTGGGTGGCACGGTGGACGGGCAGATGCAGACCTTCGCCGCCAAGGACGGGCGCTACAACCGCGACCACTTCTTCGGCCAGTCGCCTGAACTGGCCGCGCTGGCCCAGGGCCTGACCGACGAGCAGATCGACCGCCTCAAGCGCGGCGGCCACGACCTCGTGAAGATCCATGCCGCCTACGCCGCCGCTGCCGCCCACCGCGGCCAGCCCACCGTGATCCTGGCCCACACCAAGAAGGGCTACGGCATGGGCACGGCGGGGCAGGGCAAGATGACCACGCACAGCCAGAAGAAGCTGGATGAACGCGACCTGCTGGAATTCCGCAACCGCTTCAACCTGCCGCTCACCGATGCGCAGGCCACGGGCCTGTCGTTCTTCAAGCCGGCCGAGGACAGCCCCGAGATGCGCTACCTGCGCGAGCGCCGCGCCGCCCTGGGCGGCGCCCTGCCGCGCCGCGAGACCGCCTGCGGCGTGGTGCCGGTGCCGCCCATGGCGCAGTACGCCCAGTTCGCGCTGCAGGCCCAGTTCGCGCTGCAGGCCCAGGGCAAGGAGATGAGCACCACCATGGCCTTCGTGCGCATGCTGGGCACGCTGCTCAAGGATGCGCAGCTGGGCCCGCGCATCGTGCCCATCGTGGCCGACGAGGCGCGCACCTTCGGCATGGCGAACCTCTTCAAGCAGGTGGGCATCTACAGCAGCCTGGGCCAGCGATATGCGCCGGAGGACATCGGTTCGGTGCTGAGCTACCGCGAGGCGCTGGACGGCCAGATCCTGGAAGAGGGCATCAGCGAGGCCGGCGCCATCGCCAGCTGGACGGCCGCCGCCACCAGCTACAGCGTGCACGGCCTGGCCATGCTGCCGTTCTACATCTACTACTCCATGTTCGGCTTCCAGCGTGTGGGCGACGCCATCTGGGCTGCGGCCGACCAGCGCGCGCGCGGCTTCCTGCTGGGCGCGACCTCGGGCCGCACCACGCTGGGCGGAGAGGGGCTGCAGCACCAGGACGGCTCCAGCCACCTCGTGGCCGCCACCATCCCCAACTGCAAGGCCTACGACCCGGCCTTCTCCGGCGAACTGGCCGTCATCATCGATGCCGGCATGCGCGAGATGCTGGTGGAGCAGCGCGACGTGTTCTATTACGTCACGCTCATGAACGAGAACTACGCGCAGCCCGACCTGCCGGCGGGCGCGGAAGAGGGCGTGCTGCGCGGCTGTTATGTGTTCACTGCCCTTGCGCCCCCGCAAGGCCCGGCCGATGCGCCCGCAGTCACCCTGCTGGGTTCCGGCGCCATCCTCACCGAAGTGGTGAAGGCCGCGCAGGCCCTGGCGGCCGAGGGTGTGCAGGTGACGGTGGTGAGCGTGACCAGCTGGAGCGAACTGGCGCGCGACGGCGTGGCCTGCGAGCGGCGCCTGCTGCAGGGCGAGGCCCGGCCGGGCACGCCCTGGCTCGCGCAGGTGCTGCAGGGCACGCGGGGCCCGGTGGTGGCCGCCACGGACTATGTGCGCACCGTGCCCGAGAGCGTGCGCGCCTTCGTGCCGGAAGGCCGCCGCTACCTCACCCTGGGAACGGACGGCTTCGGTCGCAGCGACACGCGCGCGGCGCTGCGGAGCCATTTCGGCGTGGATGCCGCCAGCGTGGCCGGGGCCGCGCGCAGCCTGCTGCACACTACTGTGCCTCTGTGGCCTCGGTGA
- a CDS encoding Lrp/AsnC family transcriptional regulator produces MKLDTIDLRILAELQADGSLSNVELARRVHLSPSPCLARVKALEASGVIARYVALANPAVLGLGLNVFISISLKSQAKEALAQFERRIAEHDEVMECYLMSGDSDYLIRVAVADIGALERFILEQLTPIPGIEKIRSSFALKQVRYKTALPLPLPPA; encoded by the coding sequence ATGAAGCTGGACACGATCGATCTGCGCATCCTGGCCGAACTGCAGGCCGACGGCTCGCTCTCCAACGTGGAGCTGGCGCGCCGCGTGCATCTCTCGCCCTCGCCCTGCCTCGCGCGCGTCAAGGCGCTGGAGGCCTCGGGGGTGATTGCGCGCTACGTCGCCCTGGCGAACCCGGCCGTGCTGGGCCTGGGGCTGAACGTGTTCATCAGCATCAGCCTGAAATCGCAGGCCAAGGAGGCGCTGGCGCAGTTCGAGCGCCGCATCGCCGAGCACGACGAGGTCATGGAGTGCTACCTGATGAGCGGCGACTCGGACTACCTCATCCGCGTGGCCGTCGCCGACATCGGCGCGCTGGAGCGCTTCATCCTGGAGCAGCTCACACCCATTCCGGGCATCGAGAAGATCCGCTCCAGCTTCGCGCTCAAGCAGGTGCGCTACAAGACAGCCCTGCCCTTGCCGCTGCCGCCCGCGTGA
- a CDS encoding antibiotic biosynthesis monooxygenase family protein, translating to MPLFIAMNRFRIVPGREDEFVEIWRQRDSHLAQVPGFQSFHLLRGETTAEHTLFASHTVWESRAHFEDWTRSEAFRAAHANAGQKRDLYLGPPQLELFDAAW from the coding sequence ATGCCTCTTTTCATCGCCATGAACCGTTTCCGCATCGTCCCCGGCCGCGAGGACGAATTCGTCGAAATCTGGCGCCAGCGCGACAGCCACCTGGCCCAGGTGCCCGGTTTCCAGTCGTTCCATCTGCTGCGCGGCGAGACCACTGCGGAGCACACCCTGTTCGCCTCGCACACCGTGTGGGAGTCGCGCGCGCACTTCGAGGACTGGACGCGCTCGGAGGCCTTCCGCGCCGCGCACGCGAACGCCGGCCAGAAGCGCGACCTGTACTTGGGCCCGCCGCAGCTGGAGCTGTTCGACGCCGCGTGGTGA
- a CDS encoding DUF3014 domain-containing protein, producing MPDSDPQDFRPPSSLPRRASPVGWVLAGVAGAAALAGAAWWFGWIPPSARTAETPAVQAPEPPVAEAPASVPEPVASGPQHPVDSAQAPPPPAMKDSDAFITQALGEWLGSDRIAALLHLEDIVRRIVVTVDNLPRTQAPSRLWPVQPAPQHLAVQAEPGSAVDENGAPLHATIAPANAARYQALVALVEAIPRDRAIALYRQLYPLFQQTYVDLGYPKGYFNDRLVAVLGHLQETPEPRGPLRLQLTRVQGDVPSTRPWVRYEFADPHLQALSSGQKMMLRIGPENARRVKAVLADLRRRLVSANAPAQATPVPAPSVAASAAP from the coding sequence ATGCCCGATTCCGATCCCCAGGATTTCCGCCCACCGTCCTCTTTGCCACGCCGCGCATCGCCCGTGGGCTGGGTGCTGGCGGGCGTGGCCGGCGCCGCGGCGCTGGCGGGTGCCGCCTGGTGGTTCGGGTGGATTCCGCCGTCCGCGCGCACGGCGGAGACGCCCGCCGTCCAGGCGCCCGAACCCCCCGTGGCCGAGGCGCCGGCATCCGTGCCGGAGCCCGTGGCCTCCGGGCCGCAGCACCCGGTGGACTCCGCGCAGGCGCCGCCGCCTCCCGCGATGAAGGACTCCGACGCCTTCATCACGCAGGCGCTGGGTGAGTGGCTGGGGAGCGATCGCATCGCCGCGCTGCTGCACCTCGAAGACATCGTGCGGCGCATCGTGGTCACCGTGGACAACCTGCCCCGGACGCAGGCGCCGTCGCGCCTGTGGCCCGTGCAGCCCGCGCCGCAGCACCTGGCGGTGCAGGCGGAGCCCGGCAGCGCGGTGGACGAGAACGGCGCACCGCTGCACGCCACCATCGCTCCGGCCAATGCCGCGCGCTACCAGGCCCTGGTTGCCCTGGTGGAAGCGATACCTCGCGACCGCGCGATCGCCCTCTACCGGCAGCTCTACCCGTTGTTCCAGCAGACCTATGTGGACCTGGGCTATCCCAAGGGCTACTTCAACGACCGGCTGGTGGCCGTATTGGGCCATCTGCAGGAAACGCCCGAGCCGCGCGGCCCCCTGCGCCTGCAGCTCACCCGCGTGCAGGGCGACGTGCCGTCCACCCGGCCCTGGGTGCGCTACGAGTTTGCCGATCCGCACCTGCAGGCGCTGTCCAGCGGCCAGAAGATGATGTTGCGCATCGGGCCGGAGAACGCACGCCGGGTCAAGGCCGTGCTGGCCGATCTGCGCCGCCGGTTGGTCTCGGCCAATGCGCCGGCCCAGGCCACCCCCGTGCCTGCACCGTCTGTGGCCGCGAGCGCCGCGCCCTGA
- a CDS encoding alpha/beta hydrolase, with protein sequence MTQTTSFAPSPLLDLPLAFLGRPAAPDTAQPWLLVLMHGVGSHEKDLFSLAPAVPGHFHVLSLRAPYAMGPGANTWFEFSVEPDGSRTIHEAQEIASRSLLARTVESAAAQLGVPPERVVVGGFSQGGIMALSLLLTRPDLLQAAMVWHSRLLPQVLPHAVEPAALRGRALWVSHGEQDNVIPLANARALRDHARGLPLALTYREYPGMHEIRPGELREAMDWLAALGAAEALAR encoded by the coding sequence ATGACCCAGACCACTTCCTTCGCGCCGTCCCCCCTGCTGGATTTGCCACTCGCCTTCCTCGGCCGCCCTGCCGCGCCGGACACGGCGCAGCCCTGGCTGCTCGTGCTCATGCATGGCGTGGGCAGCCATGAAAAAGACCTTTTCTCGCTCGCGCCCGCCGTGCCCGGCCACTTCCACGTGCTGAGCCTGCGCGCGCCCTACGCCATGGGCCCGGGGGCGAACACCTGGTTCGAGTTCTCGGTGGAGCCCGATGGCAGCCGCACCATCCATGAGGCCCAGGAGATCGCCAGTCGCAGCCTGCTGGCGCGCACCGTGGAAAGCGCCGCAGCGCAGCTCGGCGTACCGCCGGAGCGCGTGGTGGTGGGCGGCTTCAGCCAGGGCGGCATCATGGCGTTGTCCCTGCTGCTCACCCGGCCCGACCTGCTGCAGGCCGCCATGGTCTGGCACAGCCGGCTGCTGCCCCAGGTACTGCCCCATGCGGTCGAACCTGCCGCGCTGCGGGGACGTGCGCTGTGGGTGAGCCATGGCGAGCAGGACAACGTGATTCCACTGGCGAACGCCCGTGCCCTTCGCGACCACGCGCGTGGCCTGCCGCTGGCCCTGACCTACCGGGAGTACCCCGGCATGCACGAGATCCGCCCCGGCGAGCTGCGCGAGGCGATGGACTGGCTGGCCGCCCTGGGCGCGGCCGAGGCGCTCGCGCGCTGA
- a CDS encoding DODA-type extradiol aromatic ring-opening family dioxygenase, translating into MSSTAPLSATPSSSAVPGPAPEREVPALFVSHGSPMFALEAGETGPALRAWADGLRRRFPELRGVVVMSPHWMARGVRVMTGAQPATWHDFGGFPEPLYALRYPASGAPALAGEVLSLLQAAGFDAQGDAQRPFDHGAWVPLMHLFPDADLPVVQVALPADAGPREVYDLGAALRGLRAHGVLVMGSGSMTHNLSEFFGGARGAQPYVTEFSRWVEGALQRGDVEELLEYRSRAPHAVRAHPGDDHFLPLFFALGAAGEDRVPAYLSREVMHGSLAMDAFALGPEAAAA; encoded by the coding sequence ATGTCTTCGACCGCACCGCTTTCCGCCACGCCTTCCTCTTCCGCCGTGCCCGGCCCTGCGCCGGAGCGCGAAGTGCCCGCACTGTTCGTTTCCCACGGCTCGCCCATGTTCGCCCTGGAAGCAGGGGAGACCGGCCCGGCGCTGCGTGCCTGGGCGGACGGGCTGCGCCGGCGCTTTCCCGAGCTGCGCGGCGTGGTGGTGATGTCGCCGCACTGGATGGCCCGCGGCGTGCGTGTCATGACCGGCGCGCAGCCGGCCACCTGGCATGATTTCGGGGGCTTCCCGGAGCCGCTCTATGCGCTGCGCTATCCGGCCTCCGGTGCACCCGCGCTGGCCGGGGAGGTCCTCTCGCTGCTGCAGGCCGCCGGCTTCGATGCGCAGGGTGATGCGCAGCGGCCCTTCGACCATGGCGCCTGGGTGCCCCTGATGCACCTCTTTCCGGATGCCGATCTGCCGGTGGTGCAGGTCGCGCTGCCCGCCGATGCGGGCCCGCGCGAGGTGTACGACCTGGGCGCGGCGCTGCGCGGCCTGCGCGCGCACGGCGTGCTGGTGATGGGATCGGGCAGCATGACCCACAACCTCTCCGAGTTCTTCGGCGGCGCGCGCGGTGCGCAGCCCTATGTGACCGAGTTCTCCCGGTGGGTGGAAGGCGCGCTGCAGCGGGGCGACGTGGAGGAGCTGCTGGAATACCGCAGCCGGGCCCCGCACGCCGTGCGCGCGCACCCTGGCGACGACCATTTCCTGCCGTTGTTCTTCGCCCTCGGCGCGGCCGGCGAAGACCGCGTGCCAGCCTACCTGAGCCGGGAGGTGATGCATGGCTCGCTGGCGATGGACGCCTTCGCCCTCGGGCCCGAAGCCGCGGCCGCGTGA
- the arfB gene encoding alternative ribosome rescue aminoacyl-tRNA hydrolase ArfB — translation MADGAPRMPPAAGRAPLRVNEREVVLTAMRAQGPGGQNVNKVSSAVQLRFDIVASSLPEDVKARLLALPDARITQAGVVVIKAQQFRTQEANRMDALLRLDALVDRAARPPRVRRATQPSYGERQRRLQDKRERSGTKALRGRVRDAG, via the coding sequence ATGGCGGACGGTGCGCCCCGCATGCCTCCTGCGGCCGGCCGCGCGCCGCTGCGGGTGAACGAGCGCGAGGTCGTCCTGACCGCCATGCGGGCCCAGGGGCCGGGCGGCCAGAACGTGAACAAGGTGTCGAGCGCGGTGCAACTGCGCTTCGACATCGTGGCTTCGTCGCTGCCCGAGGATGTCAAGGCCCGGTTGCTGGCGCTGCCCGATGCCCGCATCACGCAGGCCGGCGTGGTGGTCATCAAGGCGCAGCAGTTCCGCACGCAGGAGGCCAACCGGATGGACGCGCTGCTGCGGCTCGACGCCCTGGTGGACCGCGCCGCCCGGCCGCCACGCGTGCGCCGGGCCACCCAGCCTTCCTACGGCGAGCGGCAGCGCCGCCTGCAGGACAAGCGCGAGCGTTCCGGTACCAAGGCGCTGCGGGGCCGGGTGCGGGACGCGGGCTGA
- a CDS encoding alpha/beta fold hydrolase produces the protein MASADLPDPVSAAAGAGPGATASPVSSMPAEAASLAAQAGIRTTPCGDGAIVWHVWQASSPPEPAAPPLVLLHGGSGSWTHWVRNIDTLRSWGRTVWVPDLPGFGDSAVPPGGADADALVAPLAQGMRALWGDTRCDLVGFSFGGLTAGLLLAAEPSLARQLVLVGAPAMGVVPERQITLKGWRHLASPAAQEAAHRHNLAELMLHDTSLIDGLALDLHRANVVRDRMPRRRLAHTDALARALPSVRCPVHAIYGARDTLYREWIAALEGAYRAAAPDFRGLALVPDAGHWVQFERPGPFDEALRTALHAGAAATRGA, from the coding sequence ATGGCCTCGGCTGACCTGCCGGACCCCGTTTCCGCCGCAGCCGGGGCCGGCCCGGGCGCAACTGCTTCGCCGGTGTCGTCCATGCCCGCCGAGGCGGCCTCGCTCGCCGCGCAGGCCGGCATCCGCACCACGCCGTGCGGCGACGGCGCCATCGTCTGGCATGTCTGGCAGGCGAGCAGCCCACCGGAGCCTGCAGCGCCACCCCTGGTGCTGCTGCACGGCGGCAGCGGCAGCTGGACGCACTGGGTGCGCAACATCGATACGCTGCGCTCCTGGGGCCGCACGGTCTGGGTGCCCGACCTGCCGGGCTTCGGCGATTCGGCCGTGCCGCCGGGCGGTGCCGACGCCGACGCGCTGGTGGCGCCGCTCGCGCAGGGCATGCGCGCGCTGTGGGGCGATACGCGCTGCGATCTGGTGGGCTTCTCCTTCGGGGGGCTCACGGCCGGGTTGCTGCTGGCGGCCGAACCGTCGCTGGCCCGCCAACTGGTGCTGGTGGGCGCGCCCGCCATGGGCGTGGTGCCGGAGCGCCAGATCACGCTCAAGGGCTGGCGCCACCTGGCGTCCCCGGCGGCGCAGGAGGCCGCGCACCGCCACAACCTGGCTGAGCTGATGCTGCACGACACATCGCTGATCGACGGGCTCGCGCTGGACCTGCACCGGGCCAACGTCGTGCGCGACCGCATGCCGCGCCGGCGCCTCGCCCATACCGACGCGCTGGCCCGGGCGCTGCCGTCCGTGCGCTGCCCGGTGCATGCCATCTATGGCGCGCGCGACACGCTCTACCGCGAGTGGATCGCTGCGCTGGAAGGCGCCTACCGCGCGGCCGCGCCGGATTTCCGGGGGCTGGCCCTGGTGCCGGACGCCGGGCACTGGGTGCAGTTCGAGCGGCCCGGGCCCTTCGATGAGGCGCTGCGCACCGCGCTCCATGCCGGTGCCGCGGCGACCCGGGGCGCTTGA
- the aroQ gene encoding type II 3-dehydroquinate dehydratase: MTTPRSVFVLNGPNLNLLGTREPAVYGSQTLADVQQLCEAACARHGLALQFRQSNHEGDLVDWIHEAGRLHAAGQLAGVVLNAAAYTHTSVALLDAVKGTGVPLVELHISNVHARESFRHHSYIASAARAVMCGFGVPGYALAIDAVAGW, encoded by the coding sequence GTGACCACGCCCCGTTCCGTTTTCGTCCTCAACGGCCCCAACCTGAACCTGCTCGGCACTCGCGAGCCCGCCGTCTACGGCTCGCAGACCCTCGCCGACGTGCAGCAGCTCTGCGAAGCCGCCTGCGCCCGCCACGGGCTGGCGCTGCAGTTCCGCCAGAGCAACCACGAAGGCGACCTGGTGGACTGGATCCACGAGGCCGGCCGCCTGCACGCGGCGGGCCAGCTCGCCGGCGTGGTGCTGAACGCGGCGGCCTACACCCACACCAGCGTGGCGCTGCTCGATGCCGTGAAGGGCACGGGAGTGCCGCTGGTCGAGCTGCATATCAGCAATGTGCATGCGCGTGAGAGCTTCCGCCACCATTCCTACATCGCCAGCGCGGCACGGGCCGTGATGTGCGGCTTCGGGGTGCCGGGCTACGCCCTGGCGATCGACGCGGTGGCTGGCTGGTGA
- a CDS encoding glutamine--tRNA ligase/YqeY domain fusion protein, whose translation MSSHAPSPATAESAKPSNFLRQIIESDLAQGTYAQARWAGTPGDAAHHAAGQPDPAKIRTRFPPEPNGYLHVGHAKSICLNFGLARDYGGVCHLRFDDTNPEKEDQEYVDGIIDAVRWLGFDWTQIGQAPGTAAPYQASDYFDFMYRAAEYLIETGHAYVDEQSPEEMRANRGDFGKPGVDSPFRTRTPAENLARFREMRDGQLPDGAAVLRAKIDMASPNINLRDPAIYRIKHAEHHHTGNKWCIYPMYTFAHPIEDALERITHSICTLEFEDQRPFYDWLLDRLAEGGLIATPQPRQYEFARLNLTYVVTSKRKLKHLVDNGIVSGWDDPRMPTIVGLRRRGYTPEALQLFCERIGVTKDYSWIDYATLEGCLREDLENQAHRGMAVLDPVKLELTNWDEVFGTGHLEPCQLPALPHPPEGTQAPVRHFTLGKDVWIEREDFEETPPKGYKRLFPGNKVRLKGGYVIECTGCEKDAEGKVTKVLATVVPDTKSGTPGADSVKVKAAITWVGVADGVPAEVRLYDRLFTDAQPDAGGKDFLALLNPDSLKVVTAYVEPSLAQAQPDDKFQFERFGYFVADRKDHAPGKPVFNRVTGLKDSWGK comes from the coding sequence ATGAGTTCGCATGCCCCCTCCCCCGCGACGGCCGAGTCCGCCAAACCGAGCAATTTCCTGCGCCAGATCATCGAATCCGACCTCGCCCAGGGCACCTATGCCCAGGCCCGCTGGGCCGGCACGCCAGGCGACGCCGCCCACCACGCCGCCGGCCAGCCCGATCCCGCGAAGATCCGCACCCGCTTCCCGCCCGAGCCCAACGGCTACCTGCACGTGGGCCATGCCAAAAGCATCTGCCTGAATTTCGGGCTGGCGCGCGACTATGGCGGAGTGTGCCACCTGCGCTTCGATGACACCAACCCCGAGAAGGAAGACCAGGAATACGTCGATGGCATCATCGACGCCGTGCGCTGGCTGGGCTTCGACTGGACGCAGATCGGCCAGGCGCCCGGCACCGCCGCGCCCTACCAGGCCAGCGACTATTTCGACTTCATGTACCGCGCGGCCGAGTACCTGATCGAGACCGGCCACGCCTACGTGGACGAGCAAAGCCCCGAGGAGATGCGCGCCAACCGCGGCGATTTCGGCAAACCCGGCGTGGACAGCCCCTTCCGCACCCGCACGCCCGCCGAGAACCTGGCACGCTTCCGCGAAATGCGCGATGGCCAATTGCCGGATGGGGCCGCCGTGCTGCGCGCGAAGATCGACATGGCCTCGCCCAACATCAACCTGCGCGACCCGGCCATCTACCGCATCAAGCACGCCGAGCACCACCACACCGGCAACAAGTGGTGCATCTACCCGATGTACACCTTCGCGCACCCCATCGAGGACGCGCTGGAGCGCATCACCCACAGCATCTGCACGCTGGAGTTCGAAGACCAGCGCCCGTTCTACGACTGGCTGCTGGACCGCCTGGCCGAAGGCGGCCTGATCGCCACGCCGCAGCCGCGCCAGTACGAGTTCGCGCGCCTGAACCTCACCTACGTGGTCACCAGCAAGCGCAAGCTCAAGCACCTGGTGGACAACGGCATCGTGAGCGGCTGGGACGACCCGCGCATGCCCACCATCGTCGGCCTGCGCCGCCGCGGCTACACGCCCGAGGCCCTGCAGCTCTTCTGCGAGCGCATCGGCGTGACCAAGGACTACTCCTGGATCGACTACGCCACGCTGGAAGGCTGCCTGCGCGAGGACCTGGAGAACCAGGCCCACCGCGGCATGGCCGTGCTGGACCCGGTGAAGCTCGAGCTCACCAACTGGGACGAAGTCTTCGGCACCGGCCACCTGGAACCCTGCCAGTTGCCCGCCCTGCCCCATCCGCCCGAAGGCACGCAAGCGCCCGTGCGCCACTTCACGCTCGGCAAGGACGTCTGGATCGAGCGCGAGGACTTCGAGGAGACCCCGCCCAAGGGCTACAAGCGGCTCTTCCCGGGCAACAAGGTACGTCTGAAGGGCGGCTACGTCATCGAATGCACCGGCTGCGAGAAGGATGCCGAAGGCAAGGTGACGAAGGTGCTTGCGACCGTGGTGCCCGACACCAAGAGCGGCACGCCCGGGGCCGACAGCGTGAAGGTGAAGGCCGCCATCACCTGGGTGGGCGTGGCCGACGGCGTGCCCGCCGAAGTGCGCCTGTACGACCGCCTGTTCACCGACGCCCAGCCCGATGCCGGCGGCAAGGACTTCCTGGCGCTGCTCAATCCGGACAGCCTGAAGGTGGTGACCGCCTATGTCGAGCCCTCGCTGGCACAGGCGCAGCCGGACGACAAGTTCCAGTTCGAGCGGTTCGGGTACTTCGTGGCGGACCGCAAGGACCATGCGCCGGGCAAGCCGGTGTTCAACCGGGTGACCGGCCTGAAGGACAGCTGGGGCAAGTAG